A genomic region of Synechococcus sp. NOUM97013 contains the following coding sequences:
- the cpeB gene encoding class 1 C-phycoerythrin subunit beta: MLDAFSRSVVSADAKTAAVGAGDIAALRSYVSEGNKRLDAVNAITSNASCIVSDAVTGMICENTGLIQAGGNCYPNRRMAACLRDGEIVLRYISYALLAGDASVLDDRCLNGLKETYIALGVPTQSAARAVAIMKASATAHIGETNTEANGGSKFRKMETTKGDCSALVAEAASYFDRVISAVS, encoded by the coding sequence ATGCTCGACGCATTTTCTCGTTCCGTCGTCAGTGCTGACGCCAAGACCGCAGCAGTCGGCGCCGGCGACATCGCCGCTCTCCGCAGCTACGTGTCCGAAGGCAACAAGCGCCTGGATGCTGTGAATGCCATCACCTCCAATGCCTCCTGCATCGTGTCCGATGCTGTGACCGGCATGATCTGCGAGAACACCGGCCTGATCCAGGCTGGCGGCAACTGCTACCCCAACCGCCGCATGGCTGCCTGCCTGCGTGACGGCGAAATCGTTCTCCGCTACATCTCCTACGCCCTGCTGGCTGGCGACGCTTCCGTGCTGGACGACCGCTGCCTGAATGGCCTGAAGGAGACCTACATCGCTCTGGGCGTTCCCACCCAGTCTGCTGCTCGCGCTGTCGCCATCATGAAGGCCTCCGCCACAGCTCACATCGGTGAAACCAACACCGAAGCCAACGGTGGCAGCAAGTTCCGCAAGATGGAAACCACTAAGGGTGACTGCTCCGCCCTCGTTGCTGAAGCAGCTTCTTACTTCGATCGTGTGATCAGCGCCGTCAGCTGA
- the cpeA gene encoding class 1 C-phycoerythrin subunit alpha, whose product MKSVVTTVVTAADAAGRFPSQNDLEAVQGNIQRAAARLEAAEKLAAGLDAVTKEAGDACFNKYPYLKQPGEAGENQTKVDKCYRDLGHYLRLINYCLVVGGTGPLDEWGIAGAREVYRTLGLPTGPYVEALTFTRDRACAPRDMSPQALNEFKSYLDYVINALS is encoded by the coding sequence ATGAAATCCGTCGTCACCACTGTCGTGACCGCCGCTGACGCAGCCGGTCGCTTCCCTTCTCAGAACGACCTCGAAGCCGTTCAGGGCAACATTCAGCGTGCAGCTGCTCGCCTGGAAGCCGCTGAAAAGCTGGCTGCTGGTCTTGACGCTGTCACCAAAGAAGCCGGCGACGCCTGCTTCAACAAGTATCCCTACCTCAAGCAGCCCGGTGAGGCTGGTGAGAACCAGACCAAGGTGGACAAGTGCTACCGCGATCTGGGTCACTACCTGCGCCTGATCAACTACTGCCTGGTTGTCGGCGGCACCGGCCCTCTGGACGAGTGGGGCATCGCCGGCGCCCGTGAGGTGTACCGCACCCTGGGTCTGCCCACCGGCCCCTATGTGGAAGCACTCACCTTCACCCGCGATCGCGCTTGCGCCCCTCGCGACATGAGCCCCCAGGCTCTGAACGAGTTCAAGTCCTACCTCGACTACGTGATCAACGCTCTTTCCTGA
- a CDS encoding HEAT repeat domain-containing protein → MPAVNDERPDLDALFADLAHPNPHLQTQAYLAMVDHWPEESMPRLIDLLDQPDVSLRRAAVRGLGAFGRTALQPLAALFQQSDDGTVRASCVKAYAQIASNYPGEPFSSEAMAVLDQALSDASPVVSQSAVMALGQVGIQALPTLIRVCKGDNIAHVQSAAMALAEIPDPRAEACLREVLSDPDTDPLCRQMVEASLGRLESAR, encoded by the coding sequence ATGCCTGCAGTGAATGATGAGCGTCCCGATCTCGACGCTTTGTTTGCCGATCTGGCTCATCCCAATCCCCATCTGCAGACCCAGGCCTATCTCGCGATGGTCGACCACTGGCCCGAGGAGTCGATGCCGCGACTGATTGATCTTCTGGATCAGCCGGATGTGTCGCTTAGGCGTGCGGCTGTTCGTGGTCTTGGCGCTTTCGGTCGCACGGCCTTGCAGCCTTTGGCTGCTTTGTTTCAGCAGAGTGACGATGGAACCGTCCGTGCCAGTTGCGTGAAGGCGTACGCGCAGATTGCTTCCAATTATCCCGGTGAGCCTTTTTCCAGCGAAGCGATGGCAGTGTTGGATCAGGCCCTGTCGGATGCGTCTCCCGTCGTTTCCCAGTCAGCGGTGATGGCTCTGGGCCAAGTCGGCATCCAGGCGTTGCCAACACTGATCCGGGTCTGCAAAGGCGACAACATTGCCCATGTGCAGTCGGCTGCGATGGCCCTTGCCGAGATCCCCGATCCCAGGGCTGAGGCCTGTCTTCGCGAGGTGCTCAGCGATCCCGACACGGACCCTCTTTGTCGTCAGATGGTTGAAGCGTCCTTGGGGCGCCTGGAGAGTGCGCGCTAA
- a CDS encoding HEAT repeat domain-containing protein → MTNAPSSLTSAEPVTLSEDEAAQLAEELKQQLRQGQRLAGDTQAIERMVAGLGDKRGLLRLTFAESLGTVGSAAVPALCQAMCDHDNVTVRRAAAKTLTLISDKQALPHLLKALLNDDDPVVQGSAVGAMAVIGADAVDGLLNIIVDPNNTPMQTGLASWGLAFVGARAPQALRDAAKSENALIRTAAIAALGDQIQNQGDEEARQLLLGALKDPDEEVRSEATTLMGKLNDSGWAMPLLIPNLQDSSPLVRKNAALALMKLDDPSAIPELESCMSSEQDASLIPIFRLAINQLGQER, encoded by the coding sequence TTGACCAACGCACCCTCATCGCTGACCAGTGCTGAACCCGTCACGCTGAGTGAAGACGAAGCTGCGCAACTTGCCGAGGAGCTCAAGCAGCAGTTGCGTCAAGGTCAACGTCTGGCGGGAGACACCCAGGCGATCGAGCGGATGGTGGCCGGACTCGGCGACAAGCGAGGACTGCTCCGGCTCACCTTTGCAGAAAGCCTCGGCACGGTGGGCAGTGCTGCGGTACCTGCCTTGTGTCAGGCCATGTGTGATCACGACAACGTCACCGTGCGTCGTGCCGCGGCCAAGACCCTCACCCTGATTTCCGATAAGCAAGCGCTACCACACCTGCTGAAAGCCCTGCTCAATGACGACGACCCCGTGGTTCAGGGATCAGCCGTTGGTGCGATGGCCGTGATCGGTGCCGATGCCGTGGACGGTCTGCTGAACATCATCGTTGACCCCAACAACACACCCATGCAAACGGGATTGGCCAGTTGGGGACTGGCGTTTGTCGGAGCTCGTGCCCCCCAGGCACTTCGCGATGCAGCGAAATCGGAGAATGCGTTGATTCGAACGGCAGCGATCGCAGCCCTTGGCGATCAAATCCAAAACCAGGGGGACGAGGAGGCCAGGCAGTTGCTGCTAGGTGCCTTGAAGGATCCCGATGAAGAGGTGCGTTCTGAAGCCACAACCCTGATGGGCAAACTCAACGACAGCGGTTGGGCTATGCCTCTGCTGATCCCAAACCTTCAAGATTCATCGCCATTGGTCCGCAAAAATGCAGCGCTCGCATTGATGAAGCTCGACGATCCATCAGCCATTCCTGAGCTCGAGTCGTGCATGAGCAGCGAGCAGGACGCCAGCCTCATTCCCATCTTCCGGCTAGCCATCAACCAGCTTGGTCAGGAGCGCTGA
- a CDS encoding DUF2656 family protein, which produces MTTFVLSHNLQVNDSAVPALVFDALAAGLQQHCPSVTAAEALSHPHWKVKLESTASPEALARELVQGWRRVRMDLSHGQAHAVMALGGRKDSEGNPGAPLQQGGWGVDVVETVDPKGFLAAINWTGLTAGRPADGVFEVVDPAA; this is translated from the coding sequence GTGACCACCTTCGTTCTTTCCCACAATCTGCAGGTGAACGATTCGGCTGTTCCTGCCTTGGTTTTTGATGCTTTGGCTGCTGGTTTGCAACAGCATTGCCCTTCTGTCACCGCGGCTGAAGCGCTCAGTCACCCACATTGGAAAGTGAAACTTGAGTCGACGGCTTCTCCTGAGGCTCTGGCGCGTGAGCTCGTCCAGGGCTGGCGTCGGGTGCGTATGGACCTGAGTCACGGCCAGGCTCATGCCGTCATGGCTCTCGGAGGTCGCAAAGATTCGGAAGGGAACCCTGGAGCGCCCCTGCAACAGGGTGGTTGGGGCGTTGATGTGGTGGAAACAGTGGACCCGAAGGGTTTTCTGGCTGCGATCAACTGGACCGGCCTAACGGCCGGTCGCCCTGCGGATGGGGTCTTTGAAGTGGTTGACCCCGCGGCCTGA
- a CDS encoding HEAT repeat domain-containing protein produces the protein MAAAHLINFPGEATEQALLRLVADAEQAQPRRLARRKAVEVLARLGCRDAIPAIGRCLQSDDPYLVENAAFALKELRCQDAEIHATLVFLVDQPSQNQRVLIQSLAALGVDQALPSIQKLQEADSPGVRGAAISAMAQLGGSRESLQQLEDSMVLPNQMDRQSAIQDAIDADAVELLPQILQAPVSPVFRMRAVKALWPQDVAQLDNLNLLSVLDALAHDHPESLQLVHAYDQAPTDEFLIQEFFGTDFSRCYLALQTLRDRSAEDLWPLLHRRWNEEAHNDYGAHYFFIRLFASLADAWSQDARAIIQNILEDAIKTPRPQFMKSKPAAVLALSRLGLIHSEAHFESLLDPSLTPFWECRYAAVMVAPKTCLQGSLSDPSSFVAARASEAVKAL, from the coding sequence ATGGCAGCCGCACATCTCATCAATTTTCCTGGTGAAGCAACAGAACAAGCGCTGCTTCGGTTAGTCGCTGATGCCGAACAAGCGCAACCTCGCCGTTTGGCGCGTCGCAAAGCTGTTGAAGTTTTGGCGCGGCTGGGTTGCCGTGATGCCATCCCTGCGATCGGACGTTGTTTGCAAAGTGATGACCCCTATCTGGTTGAAAATGCTGCCTTCGCGCTCAAGGAGTTGCGCTGCCAAGACGCGGAGATCCATGCAACATTGGTCTTCTTAGTGGATCAACCGTCTCAGAATCAGCGGGTGTTGATTCAGAGCCTGGCCGCTCTTGGAGTGGATCAAGCCCTCCCATCCATTCAGAAACTTCAGGAGGCTGATTCGCCAGGTGTGCGTGGTGCGGCCATCAGTGCCATGGCTCAACTGGGCGGTAGCCGGGAGTCATTGCAACAACTGGAGGACTCCATGGTGTTGCCGAACCAGATGGATCGGCAATCTGCCATCCAGGATGCCATTGATGCAGATGCAGTGGAATTGCTTCCGCAGATTCTGCAAGCCCCGGTGTCGCCAGTCTTTCGGATGCGAGCCGTTAAGGCGCTCTGGCCTCAGGATGTTGCTCAACTGGACAATTTGAATTTGCTATCTGTTCTTGATGCACTTGCACATGATCATCCTGAGTCTCTCCAGTTGGTGCATGCTTACGATCAAGCTCCGACCGACGAATTCTTGATCCAGGAGTTTTTCGGCACTGATTTCAGTCGTTGTTATTTAGCTTTGCAGACACTCCGGGATCGATCTGCCGAGGATCTTTGGCCTCTTCTGCATCGGCGTTGGAATGAAGAAGCGCACAATGATTACGGTGCCCATTACTTTTTCATTCGGCTATTCGCTTCGTTGGCTGATGCCTGGTCTCAAGATGCACGAGCCATCATCCAGAACATCCTTGAAGACGCGATCAAAACTCCAAGGCCGCAATTTATGAAATCCAAACCTGCTGCAGTGTTGGCATTGTCGCGGCTTGGCCTCATACATTCTGAAGCACACTTCGAATCTCTACTGGATCCATCGCTCACTCCCTTCTGGGAATGTCGCTATGCAGCCGTGATGGTGGCACCTAAAACGTGTCTGCAGGGTTCGCTCAGCGACCCATCGTCCTTTGTGGCGGCCCGTGCCAGTGAAGCTGTAAAGGCGTTGTGA
- the mpeA gene encoding class 2 C-phycoerythrin subunit alpha, producing MKSVLTTVIGSADSGSRFPTSSDLESVQGSLQRAAARLEAAEKIAQNYDAIAQRAVDAVYTQYPNGATGRQPRQCATEGKEKCKRDFVHYLRLINYSLVVGGTGPLDELAINGQREVYKALSIDPGTYVAGFTQMRNDGCAPRDLSPQALTEYNAALDYVINSLA from the coding sequence ATGAAGTCCGTTCTCACCACCGTCATCGGCTCCGCTGACAGCGGTTCCCGTTTCCCCACCAGCTCCGACCTGGAGTCTGTGCAGGGTTCCCTCCAGCGTGCAGCTGCCCGTCTCGAGGCTGCTGAAAAGATCGCTCAGAACTACGACGCCATCGCCCAGCGCGCTGTCGACGCTGTTTACACCCAGTACCCCAACGGTGCCACCGGCCGTCAGCCCCGCCAGTGCGCCACCGAAGGCAAGGAAAAGTGCAAGCGCGACTTCGTGCACTACCTGCGTCTGATCAACTACTCCCTGGTTGTCGGCGGCACCGGCCCTCTGGACGAACTGGCCATCAACGGTCAGCGTGAGGTCTACAAGGCCCTCAGCATCGACCCCGGCACCTACGTTGCTGGTTTCACCCAGATGCGTAACGACGGTTGCGCCCCCCGCGACCTGAGCCCCCAGGCTCTGACCGAGTACAACGCTGCTCTGGACTACGTGATCAACTCCCTCGCCTGA
- a CDS encoding bleomycin hydrolase codes for MLDAFSRQAVSADSSGSFIGGAQLNDLKAFIAEGNKRLDAVNAITANASCVVSDSVAGICCENTGLTAPNGGVYTNRKMAACLRDAEIIMRYVSYALLAGDASVLQDRCLNGLRETYAALGVPSGSAARAVAIMKASACAHITNTNNTTGEKRKMPVTEGDCNALSAEAASYFDMVISAIS; via the coding sequence ATGCTCGACGCATTCTCTAGGCAGGCTGTCTCCGCTGATTCCAGCGGCAGCTTCATCGGCGGCGCTCAGCTGAACGACCTCAAGGCATTCATCGCCGAGGGCAACAAGCGCCTTGACGCCGTGAACGCCATCACTGCCAACGCTTCCTGCGTGGTGTCCGACTCCGTTGCAGGCATCTGCTGCGAAAACACCGGCCTGACTGCCCCCAACGGTGGTGTGTACACCAACCGCAAGATGGCTGCTTGCCTGCGTGATGCTGAGATCATCATGCGCTATGTCTCCTACGCCCTGCTGGCCGGCGACGCTTCCGTGCTTCAGGACCGCTGCCTGAATGGTCTTCGCGAGACCTATGCAGCTCTGGGTGTGCCCTCCGGCTCCGCTGCTCGTGCTGTGGCCATCATGAAGGCTTCTGCCTGCGCCCACATCACCAACACCAACAACACCACTGGTGAGAAGCGCAAAATGCCCGTGACCGAGGGCGATTGCAACGCACTCTCCGCTGAGGCTGCTTCCTACTTCGACATGGTGATCAGCGCCATCAGCTGA
- a CDS encoding HEAT repeat domain-containing protein: MFERITRRKALEALGRRKDATAIPALVHALDDSDEPTVVNAADAITRINAPLDEQQQSALLGALNGPDNQRRAVIQTFTRLQLVDRGDAITRCQHDSNPLVAGAARAYSIRVLHKLDGLDALLGQLTDENPGRRRAAVIDLGDAREIEALPALIRCPVSMPLRAKSAFQISSDPSGDILSHSTALLEQLLMDDPRQLHLDGIADTASTPEAIRADLQHRDEARQYSAARALMTLAPEQQLNLIDDLRTSLGSDYGVHYLLANCTGLLGLTQRADLVRDALAETGPQYAKSRIAAAWSCLHLSLSDQRDLINELSCSHGWLPLRWSCAQVLKKMN; this comes from the coding sequence TTGTTTGAACGCATCACGCGCAGAAAAGCGCTTGAAGCCCTTGGCCGTCGCAAAGACGCCACAGCGATTCCAGCCCTGGTCCATGCGTTGGACGACAGCGATGAGCCCACTGTGGTGAACGCCGCCGATGCCATCACACGCATCAATGCCCCGCTCGATGAGCAACAGCAAAGCGCCTTGCTCGGGGCCCTCAACGGACCCGACAACCAGCGCCGGGCCGTGATCCAGACCTTCACGCGCCTGCAACTGGTCGATCGCGGCGATGCCATCACCCGCTGCCAGCACGACAGCAATCCCCTGGTGGCCGGAGCCGCACGCGCCTACAGCATTCGTGTGCTGCACAAACTTGATGGTCTCGACGCGTTGCTCGGCCAACTCACTGATGAGAATCCAGGCCGGCGCCGCGCCGCTGTGATTGACCTGGGGGACGCTCGTGAAATCGAGGCACTGCCAGCCTTGATCCGATGTCCTGTATCGATGCCACTGCGCGCCAAAAGTGCCTTCCAAATCAGCAGCGACCCGTCCGGCGACATCCTTTCGCACAGCACCGCGCTGCTGGAACAGCTGCTGATGGATGACCCACGCCAACTGCATCTGGATGGCATCGCAGACACGGCCAGCACCCCCGAAGCCATTCGCGCTGACCTGCAACACCGTGACGAAGCACGTCAGTACTCAGCCGCTCGCGCCTTGATGACCCTGGCTCCCGAGCAGCAGCTCAACCTGATCGACGACTTGCGCACCAGCTTGGGCAGCGATTACGGGGTGCATTACCTGCTCGCCAACTGCACCGGACTGCTTGGCCTAACGCAACGCGCTGACCTGGTGCGGGATGCCCTGGCAGAAACAGGACCTCAATACGCAAAGTCGAGGATTGCTGCAGCCTGGAGCTGCCTGCACCTTTCACTCAGCGATCAACGCGATCTCATCAACGAACTGAGCTGCAGCCATGGCTGGCTCCCCTTGCGCTGGAGCTGCGCACAAGTGCTGAAGAAGATGAATTGA
- a CDS encoding Nif11-like leader peptide family natural product precursor, whose protein sequence is MDSGVLIVSSTSLETFIQRVVDDHALATGIKPLQTHYDIVDYAAKSGYEFGFTDWARHLALDALKASDDDLDQMLRADPVHWSWAFRQLSTWRNLLMDGAASDGLRPGLSPASPAAVVQPESESEQDAVLEAFIAVVKQQSDLKDRVKSARNQDEVIELAQSMGYSIDSLTLLRRWSQVSDFSKPTWFGWFDD, encoded by the coding sequence TTGGATTCAGGAGTGCTGATTGTGAGCTCAACTAGCCTTGAAACATTCATCCAGCGGGTGGTTGATGATCATGCCTTGGCCACAGGCATTAAGCCACTCCAGACGCATTACGACATCGTCGATTATGCGGCAAAGTCTGGCTATGAATTTGGCTTTACTGACTGGGCTCGGCATCTGGCGCTCGATGCGTTGAAGGCGTCCGATGATGATCTTGATCAGATGTTGCGTGCTGATCCGGTTCATTGGAGCTGGGCTTTCCGGCAGTTATCCACTTGGCGGAATCTCTTGATGGATGGTGCCGCTTCAGATGGGCTTCGCCCTGGTTTGTCGCCTGCAAGTCCTGCGGCTGTTGTTCAGCCTGAGTCTGAATCTGAGCAGGATGCTGTGCTGGAAGCATTCATTGCTGTCGTCAAGCAGCAATCTGACTTGAAAGATCGAGTGAAATCTGCTCGCAACCAAGATGAGGTGATTGAATTGGCTCAATCCATGGGCTATTCAATTGACTCGTTGACACTTTTGCGTCGTTGGAGTCAGGTGTCTGATTTCAGCAAGCCGACCTGGTTTGGTTGGTTCGATGATTGA
- a CDS encoding CpeR family transcriptional regulator, whose protein sequence is MSSVNAEKQLKTWIRSQHLICVGTDFVFETVDQSHLDKFEQCIENLGGHIRTVSAAGNWPMGPRRTFKILRATAAVPRPGGEDLVTYWAKRGSTRTRYAEIS, encoded by the coding sequence ATGTCCAGCGTGAACGCCGAAAAACAACTCAAAACCTGGATCCGATCACAGCATTTGATCTGTGTCGGCACGGACTTTGTCTTCGAAACCGTCGATCAGAGCCACCTGGACAAATTTGAACAGTGCATCGAAAACCTCGGCGGACACATTCGAACCGTTTCGGCTGCGGGAAATTGGCCGATGGGACCACGACGCACCTTCAAAATCCTGAGAGCAACGGCTGCTGTACCTCGACCGGGGGGTGAAGACTTAGTGACCTACTGGGCCAAACGCGGCTCCACCCGAACTCGCTACGCCGAAATTAGCTGA
- a CDS encoding chromophore lyase CpcT/CpeT, producing MMLSQIDQNALLAFAKTLAGHYSNYEQARNNPKDFAHINIFFRPLPFSLLNAPGFYSEQSYNHDPWRPYRQGIHKLTSSDDCFVVENFGFSDPIRLAGAGSRPELLNSLNVESLKPRCGCAMHFREIEPGRYQGEVEPGKNCMVPRDGKLTYLVSEVDVNATTWISRDRGFDPESDAQCWGSEHGALRFQRMAHLGNELTLDWLG from the coding sequence ATGATGTTGAGTCAGATCGATCAAAACGCTCTTCTTGCGTTCGCCAAAACGCTTGCTGGCCATTACAGCAATTATGAGCAAGCGCGAAACAACCCAAAAGACTTTGCCCACATCAATATTTTTTTCAGGCCTCTCCCCTTCAGCCTACTCAACGCTCCAGGTTTCTATTCAGAACAGAGCTACAACCACGATCCATGGCGGCCCTACCGACAAGGCATCCATAAGCTCACTAGCAGTGATGATTGTTTTGTCGTCGAAAACTTCGGTTTCAGCGACCCCATCCGACTAGCTGGAGCTGGATCTCGGCCTGAGCTGCTCAACAGCTTGAATGTTGAGTCTCTGAAACCCCGTTGTGGCTGCGCCATGCATTTCAGAGAAATCGAACCCGGCCGATACCAAGGAGAAGTGGAGCCAGGGAAGAACTGCATGGTTCCCCGCGACGGCAAGTTGACCTATCTCGTCAGCGAAGTCGATGTCAATGCGACGACCTGGATCAGCCGGGACCGTGGTTTTGACCCTGAATCAGATGCACAATGTTGGGGATCCGAGCATGGTGCACTCCGATTCCAGAGAATGGCTCATCTCGGAAACGAACTCACACTTGACTGGCTTGGCTGA
- a CDS encoding phycobiliprotein lyase, protein MRIESFVSQSVGKWRSMRSGHSLAFQQFEDVLSEIEIKSTDQSDQSDIKELIASSSLDNNASFQSAFRMEWAAESDWEPDDPSAVSSGSCLLVPIPDNETSGQLIRSVGYAESEPAISKYSFLEDGTFLLTTQYEQSIAEERIWFVSEHVRCRSSVLRTSAGSGVLQTSFASEVRRLTH, encoded by the coding sequence ATGAGGATCGAATCATTCGTCTCACAAAGTGTGGGAAAATGGCGCTCGATGCGCTCTGGACATTCACTCGCCTTTCAGCAATTCGAGGACGTCCTCAGCGAGATTGAAATCAAGAGCACCGATCAAAGCGATCAAAGTGATATCAAAGAACTGATCGCATCCTCATCATTGGATAACAACGCAAGCTTTCAATCTGCGTTTCGGATGGAATGGGCTGCGGAAAGCGACTGGGAACCCGACGACCCCAGCGCAGTTTCTTCAGGAAGCTGCTTGCTGGTTCCCATTCCCGACAATGAAACCTCAGGACAATTAATTCGCAGTGTCGGGTATGCCGAATCCGAGCCTGCCATTTCGAAATACAGCTTTCTTGAAGACGGCACCTTTCTTCTGACAACGCAATACGAGCAGTCGATCGCGGAAGAACGCATTTGGTTCGTCTCAGAGCATGTGCGCTGCCGTTCATCAGTGCTGCGAACATCAGCAGGTTCTGGCGTGCTGCAAACATCATTCGCGTCAGAAGTTCGACGACTGACCCACTAA
- a CDS encoding phycobilisome rod-core linker polypeptide codes for MTATATLASTANLDREHAGDIIRAAYRQVFGNRHLMELDQCPSIEALFINGDLTVQGLVTALAQSETYRRLYLETNSPYRFVELNFKHLLGRPPRDQAEISAHVKLLAEEGFEAEIASYTYSDEYLNNFGTDSIPYARTSLSQVGQSNVTYQRTKALDTGFAGFDRSGDSVLQTSVASNTNPTAAGTRKVVGGGNSFTILWTSRVQLGAVRRSSQRSVVSYGSLSKTIQSIQAQGGRILSIANA; via the coding sequence ATGACTGCAACAGCCACGCTCGCCAGCACGGCCAATCTTGATCGTGAGCACGCAGGCGACATCATCCGCGCTGCCTATCGCCAGGTGTTTGGCAATCGCCATCTGATGGAGCTGGACCAGTGCCCATCGATTGAGGCTCTGTTCATCAATGGTGATCTGACCGTGCAGGGTCTTGTGACCGCACTGGCGCAGTCCGAGACCTATCGCCGTCTCTATCTCGAGACCAACAGCCCCTACCGGTTTGTTGAGTTGAACTTCAAGCACCTGCTGGGCCGTCCTCCCCGCGATCAGGCGGAAATCAGCGCTCACGTGAAGCTGCTGGCTGAAGAAGGTTTTGAAGCAGAAATCGCCAGCTACACCTACAGCGACGAGTACCTGAACAACTTCGGCACCGACAGCATTCCTTACGCACGCACCTCCCTCAGCCAGGTGGGCCAAAGCAACGTCACCTACCAACGCACCAAAGCGCTGGACACTGGATTTGCAGGCTTCGATCGCTCTGGCGACTCCGTGCTGCAAACCAGCGTGGCTTCCAACACCAATCCCACCGCTGCCGGTACGCGCAAGGTTGTTGGCGGTGGCAATTCCTTCACCATCCTCTGGACATCCCGCGTTCAGCTGGGTGCCGTGCGTCGCTCCTCGCAGCGCTCGGTTGTGAGCTACGGCTCACTGTCCAAAACCATCCAGAGCATTCAGGCTCAAGGCGGACGCATTCTTTCTATTGCGAACGCTTAA